DNA sequence from the Synechococcus sp. MU1617 genome:
CAGGTAGCGAGCTACGACCGCTTGGGGCGCCAGCATCTGCATTGAATCCTCGAAGTGGCTGCTGTAGCAGCGCACCTGAGGGTCTGCACCGTGAAGCTGATTGTCGGTTTCAGTGGGCGACAAGACCGTCACGGATGGGGAGCTGCCGGTGAAGGGCGGATTAAAGATGAACCAATGTAAAGCTCTCCGCGGTTCAGTTTTCGCTCAATTGCATCAGTTTTTCGATCACCTCTTCCACCGCTCGATCCGGAGTTGAGGCGCCGGAGGTGATTCCCACCCGCACGGGCCCCTCAGGCAGGAAATCGCCTTCACGACAGAGTTCCGCCGCCAGTGGTTTGTGCTCGATCGAATTGCTGCCGACGTCAATCCGCTCGGGCGTGTCGATGTGGAAGGAGCGAATGCCGCGGCTGACGGCAATTTCCTGCAGGTGGGTGGTGTTGGACGAGTTGAAACCACCGATCACCACCATCAGGTCCAGCGGTTCATCCACCAGGGAGAAGATGGCGTCCTGACGCTCCTGGGTGGCGTCGCAGATGGTGTTGAAGGCCAGGAAGTGGTCGTTGAGCTGGGTTGGACCGTATTTGCTCAACATCGTGCGTTCGAACAAGCGTCCGATTTCTTCCGTTTCGCTCTTCAGCATTGTGGTCTGGTTGGCCACGCCCAGACGTTCGAGGTCCCGATCGGGATCGAACCCTGGAGAGCACGCTTTGGCAAAGCGTTTGATGAACTCATCGCGGTCACCTTTGCCGAGGATGTAATCGGCGACGTACTGGGCTTCCTCCAGATCGAGCACCACCAGATAGGTTCCGGCAAATGAGCTGGTGGCCAGTGTTTCCTCGTGCTTCACCTTGCCGTGAATGATCGAGCTGAAGGTGTGCTTTTTGTGTTTCTCCACGGTGTTCCACACCTTGGAGACCCAGGGACAGGTCGTATCAACGATGTGGCAGCCCCGTTCATTTAGCAGCTGCATTTCCTGAACGGTGGCACCAAAGGCCGGCAGGATCACCACATCACCGGAGGTAACACCTGAGAAGTCCTTCACCCCCTGTTCGACAGGGATGAACTGCACATCCATCTCCCTGAGGTGATCGTTCACTGAGGGGTTGTGGATGATCTCGTTTGTGATCCAGAGACGCTCGCTCGGGTAATGCCTGCGGGTCTCGTAGGCCATCGCCACGGCCCGTTCCACACCCCAACAGAACCCGAAGGCTTCCGCAAGCCGGACGTTGAGCCGGCCGTGTTCCAATCGGTAGCCGTTGTCCCGGATCGTGCCGATCAGGCCGCTCTGGTAAGCCTGCTCAAGGCTTTCCGCCACTTCCTCAGCGCGCCCGAAGCCTCGCCGGTTGTAACGCTCGGAATGGTGGAGGGAGCGCTTGAAGGCGTGGGTGTCCATGGAGGGCGCTGGAGTGGGGGAACTCTATGTGGCCTGAAGCAACACTTCAGGCAGTAAAAAAGCCCGGCCAGTTGGCCGGGCTCGAAATCAACAGCTGAGTTCGGAATGGAATCAGTTGTTGGTGGTGGAGAAACCGGCGTAGGCCTCCATGCCGTGTTCGCCGATGTCCAGACCTTCGGACTCTTCCTGTTCGGTGACGCGGATGCCACCGAAGAGGGAGCCGATGATCTGCCAGGCGATGAAGCAGGTGACCACGGTCCAGATGGCGTAGGCAGCTGCCCCCAGGGCTTGGATGCCGAGCTGGTCGATACCGCCGCCGACCAGAAGGCCGAGACCGGAGCCGTCGCCCTGGACGTCGTAGCCCCAGAGACCGATCACGATCGTGCCCCACACGCCGCACACACCGTGCACGGAGAAGGCGCCGACCGGGTCGTCAATGCCTGCGGCATCGAGAGCTGCAACGGAGAAGACGACGATGATGCCGCCGACCAGACCAGCCACCCAGGAACCCGTCAGGGTGAGGTTGCCGCAACCGGCAGTCACGCTCACCAGGCCGGCCAGGATGCCGTTGATGATCATGGTGAGATCAGGCTTCTTGGATGTGATCGTGGAGATCACCGTGGCACCGATGGCACCGCCGGCTGCGCCGAGGGTGGTGGTGACGGCCACGTACGGAACCCACTGGTCCATGGCGAGCTGGGAGCCCGGGTTGAAGCCGTACCAGCCGATCCAGAGGATCAGAGCGCCAAGGGTGGCGATGGACATGTTGTGGCCAGGAATGGCCTGAACCTTGCCATCGACGTACTTGCCGATGCGGGGTCCGAGAAGCATGGCGCCGACGAGGCCGGCCCAAGCGCCGACGGAGTGCACGATCGAGGATCCAGCAAAGTCGATGAATTCGACGCTGCCAACACTGTTGAGCCAGCCACCGTTCCATTCCCAGCTGCCAGCAACTGGGTAGATGAAGGCGGTGAGGACCAGGGCGAAGATCACGAATTCGCCGAACTTGATCCGTTCAGCGACAAGACCGGAAACGATCGTGGCTGCTGTTCCAGCGAAGGCCGCCTGGAACAGGAAATCAACTGTGGGAACCAGGCCGGCATCGCTGATGGTCTCAGCGGTGACGGTTGGATCGAAGAAGAGGCCTGAGAAATACAGCCAACCGTCGATGACGGAATCGCCGTACATGAAGGAGTAGCCCACAAACCAGTAAGCGGTTACCGCAAGGGCAAACACAAACAGGTTTTTGGAAAGAATATTGACGGCATTCTTTTGCCGGCACATGCCTGCTTCGACCATGGCGAAGCCGGCATTCATGAAGATCACCAGGATGGTGGCGACCAGAAGCCAGAGGTTGTTGGCCAGGAAAGCTGCGGAGAGCTCAGGCAGCTCTTCGGCTTTGGCCGACAGCGTGAAGATGCCAAGGCCCATGAGCGCCAGGGGCGCACAGGCGAGCCAGGTCATGGCGCGGTTAGAACTGAAGCCCCGGATGCTCTTTAGGAGCAGCATCGGGCCTTCCAGGAGGCTGGCCTCCTGAAGGGTTTTGCGCCGCTGTTGCGGTGGCGCGTGGAATGCAGTTGTCATGAACGAGGGTGCAGAGCTGCGTGACACGCCCAGTTGTAACTAGGCGA
Encoded proteins:
- a CDS encoding ammonium transporter; this encodes MTTAFHAPPQQRRKTLQEASLLEGPMLLLKSIRGFSSNRAMTWLACAPLALMGLGIFTLSAKAEELPELSAAFLANNLWLLVATILVIFMNAGFAMVEAGMCRQKNAVNILSKNLFVFALAVTAYWFVGYSFMYGDSVIDGWLYFSGLFFDPTVTAETISDAGLVPTVDFLFQAAFAGTAATIVSGLVAERIKFGEFVIFALVLTAFIYPVAGSWEWNGGWLNSVGSVEFIDFAGSSIVHSVGAWAGLVGAMLLGPRIGKYVDGKVQAIPGHNMSIATLGALILWIGWYGFNPGSQLAMDQWVPYVAVTTTLGAAGGAIGATVISTITSKKPDLTMIINGILAGLVSVTAGCGNLTLTGSWVAGLVGGIIVVFSVAALDAAGIDDPVGAFSVHGVCGVWGTIVIGLWGYDVQGDGSGLGLLVGGGIDQLGIQALGAAAYAIWTVVTCFIAWQIIGSLFGGIRVTEQEESEGLDIGEHGMEAYAGFSTTNN
- a CDS encoding 4-hydroxy-3-methylbut-2-enyl diphosphate reductase, yielding MDTHAFKRSLHHSERYNRRGFGRAEEVAESLEQAYQSGLIGTIRDNGYRLEHGRLNVRLAEAFGFCWGVERAVAMAYETRRHYPSERLWITNEIIHNPSVNDHLREMDVQFIPVEQGVKDFSGVTSGDVVILPAFGATVQEMQLLNERGCHIVDTTCPWVSKVWNTVEKHKKHTFSSIIHGKVKHEETLATSSFAGTYLVVLDLEEAQYVADYILGKGDRDEFIKRFAKACSPGFDPDRDLERLGVANQTTMLKSETEEIGRLFERTMLSKYGPTQLNDHFLAFNTICDATQERQDAIFSLVDEPLDLMVVIGGFNSSNTTHLQEIAVSRGIRSFHIDTPERIDVGSNSIEHKPLAAELCREGDFLPEGPVRVGITSGASTPDRAVEEVIEKLMQLSEN